In bacterium, the genomic window CGCCGGCTGGCAGGTCGACGGCGGCGAGGGCGAGCGCGGCTGTGCCGGCGGGATAGTCGGCCGCGCCGAAGCGCGCCAGGCAGCGGCCGCGCAGGTCGTAGAGGGCGGCGCCGTAAGGGCCAGGCCGGTCGATGCGCAGCGCGAGGCGCAGCGGCCCCGCGGCCGGCAGCCAGGGATTCGCTGGGGCCTCGCTCAACGCGAAGCCCAGCGCGGGGGGCGTGAGGAGGGGCGGCTCCGCTGCGGCGGGGTCGGCGTCGCTCCAGACCAGCTCGTCCAGCGCGATGAAGCCACCCGGGCCCTGGGCGCGATCCTCGATCTCGAGGTTGGCCGCGAGCCCGCGCAGGCTGCGAGTGTCCCAGGCCCGCGGGACGAGCGGCAGTCCCTCGCCCCCCGGCACCCCGGTGCCGGTGCCGCCCGGTGGCGTCGCCCGGAAGAGCAGGGCGCCGTCGCTGGCCCGGCGCAGGCTGAGCGCGCAGGAGTCGGCGTGGCCGGCGCCGCCGATCAGGAAGTCCAGCCGCGCGCCCGTCACGAGGAACTGCGGCGAGCGCGCGCGCCCCACGGCGGCGGTGCCGAGGCTGTCGCCCACCTGGCTGGCGACGCCGCCCGTCACCGAGCGGTAGGCCTCGAAGCTGCTGAGCCAGGAGTGGCCGACGTAGCCGCTCGGCAGTGCGGCGCCGCGGGCCATCGGATTGTCTTCGAAGGTAGGTGCGAGCGCGAATGGGTTCGGCCCGCCGGGGAGATCCGTGAGCGTCCAGCCGATCAGGCCCTGGCGGTCGTGGAGCGCGGGCGGCCAGAGCGCGGGCGCGAGGTCGAGGAGATCGAACTGGATGGCGAAGTTGTGAACGCCCCACTCAAGGTAGTTCTCGTGACGGCTGAAGAGGCAACGGGTCGCGCTCGGCGGCGCCCAGGCCGGGTCGACCGCGAGCGCGGCGGGCAGGGGCGTCAGCTCGGGCGCCGCGCCCTCGTCGATCTTGATCGCGGCGGCGAGATCCCAGGGCCCGCGCCAGTCGGGGGCGGCCAGCGCGCTCGTCCCGAACACGCCCGCGCGCGTGAAGAGAAGCCGGCAGGCGCCGCTGCCTGCCGCTTCGGGGAAGCAGAGCTGCGGGCTCTCGAGCGCACCCGCGTCGGGCGCGACGATCAGCGGCCCTCGGTCCGCGAAGGCGGGTGGACCGATGGCAGCCGCAGGCGCGGCGGCCAGGGCGAGCGCGCCCAGGCCGCTCGCCGTCCGCGCGCAGGTGAGCAGGAAGAGCGAGTCGCCGGCGGCGAAGAGGAAAGGATCGCGGCAGTCCGCCCAGTCCGTTTCGCTCCAGCTCGCCCAGGCGCCCGGCCGGTAGATCGGCGCGGGCTCGCGCGACCACTGCTCGAGATCCGCGCTCCAGGCCAGCGCGATCGACTGGCTGCCGGCACCGTTCACGGCGGTGAAGAGGATCGCCCAGCGCGCGCCGGCGGGGCGCCAGGCGGCGGGGAGCATGGCCGCCGGCAGCACCTGCGGCGCCCAGAGACTCCGCTCGCCGGGGTCGACCGCCAGCGGGGCAGCGTGCTGGACCCAGCGCCGCAGGTCCTCGCTGCTCGCATGGCCCAGGCTCGGATCGCTGCCGCCGCCCAGCGCGCCCCGCGTGTAGAAGAGGTGGAATCTGCCCTCCGCGTGGATGAGGCTGTGGTCCTTGACGCGGTGGCCCCGCTCGATGAAGACCGGCTGCTCGAAGTCGCAGAGCGGCTGAGCGCTCGCCGCCCGGCCGCGGAGGCAGTCGGAGAGGGCGAGGAGTTGCAGCCAGAAGAAGATCCTGTGCCCGCGCATTGCCCTACCTTGGCAGCGCGGAGCGCCCTGCCGGGCCTTCCCACCGCCACGGGTTGATTATCTGTCTATTCGACAAGCCATTGCAAGTCGGGCCCGGCACCTGGCCGCGGGGCAGAGGCAGACTCGACCCTGAGGGGTTCGACTGGGGTCGGCGTTGACGTGCAATTTCTGATCGGGTACACTTGATCCGTGCCGGCAGGCTCGGGCCGAGGGGCACTACCGTGGGGCTGGCCGTTCCATGGGAACGCCTCTTGAGTCACTGGCAATCCAAACGAGCTCCTAGGAGGACAGCTGATGAAGAAACTGCTTTCGACCCTGGCCATCCTGGCCATGTTCGTGGCGCCGGCTTTCGCGCAGAACATGAGCGGTGGCTACGTGAACCTGATCTCCCCGACGACGGTCAACCCGGGCGACACGGGCGTCATGTTCACTTTCTACGTCTACAACGGCAGCCCGGACACCGAGTGGACGAAGAACGTGATCTTCACCTTCCCCACCTGCTTCACCGTGACCGCCGGCTCCTACAATGACGGCGGCCTCGGCTGGGTGTTCAACTTCGTGGCGGCCGGCAATGTCGGCAGCTTCCTTGATGGCGACGGCGGCTGGGGCGAGATCTACGACGGCGACGGCGGCTACTTCTACGTGACCGTCGATGTCGGCGGTGGCTGCCCCGCGGGCCCGGCCCAGGTGGCCTGGCAGCAGGACGGCGATGTCTGGGGCAGCCCGCCTCACTTCATCACCGGCGTCTGCGACTTCACGATCGGCGGCACCGCGGTCGAACCCTCGACCTTCTCCAGCGTCAAGGCCCTGTATTAGTCAGCGCCTGCGCGTTCCGATTCGACCCGTGGCCTCAAGGCCGCGGGTTTTTTCTTTTGCCGACGCCCGCGCTCCGGCATTGAGCCAGGGCCGCCGGCTGGGCTATACTCGTGCCGCCACACCGGAAGTCTCGAGGCCGCCGGCCGGCTGCCCGACTTCATGCTCCACATCGCGCCGCCCGGCAGACGGGGCTGCGTGGGATGGTGCTCGCGCCAGATTGCCCCCGTCGTGCCTCGGGGTTCCGAGCGGCACAACCAACGGGAGGCACGAACATGAGAAGATTGCTCGTCGCTTTGGCGCTCACGGCCTTGATGGCCAGCTCGGCCTTGGCCGACAAGCCCAATCTCGATCCCATCGGCGACTACGAGCGGGTGTCCTGCGATCTGGTCGGCGTCTGCTGGACCTGGGACGGCACCTTCACCACCGAGACCTGCGACGCCACGGGCGGCGCGCCAGTCTGGCAGTATGGCCCGTCCAGCGGTATCCCCACGGTGGACTGTTACGGCGAGCCGATCACCGCCGTGCTGGGCACCATTCTCAACGGGAACTACCCGAGCAATGCCGGCCAGCGGGCGATCCTGGGCGGCAGCTTCCTCGTCAGCGAGTCCTGCCACTTGCTCGAGCTCTGCCACTACTACGACACCGAGAACAGCTATGATGGCGGCAACCTCGAAGTGAAGGTGGGCAGCACCTACACGGTGGTGCCGCCCATCGGCGGCTATCCGGACAGCCAGCTCTGCGAGAGCACGAGCTTCTATGCCTACTGCGTCGACATGCAGCCCGGGTTCACCGACGGCCCGACGGCCGGCTTCGTCAAGGACTGCTTCGATCTGAGCGCCTTCATGGGTCAGACGGTGCAGATCGCCGTGAAGTTCGGCAGCGACAGCTCCGTGGTCTACCCCGGCTGGTACATCGCCGGCGTGATGGCGGGCGGCCTGGTGACCGCGATCGAGGACAGCAACTGGTCAACGATCAAGCAGCTCTACTAGCCCACCCGCGAGCGCTTCGAGCGGCGCCCCGCCTTCCCCAGTAGAGGGCGGGGCGCCTTGTTTCGCGGGGCGGTTCTGCCCGCCTCCGGCCGTCGGACACCCTCACAGGGAAGTCCTGGTAACCGAGATGTCGCGGTTTCGTCAGTCGTAGATAACCCTAGAAGCGGTGATGCCAGAAAAACTTGCACCGTCGGGTTGACTCCCGGCTTGAGGCCGGGTAAACTCATCCTTCAGTCGACGACTCATTGGGCTGGCCCCCGGTCGGGGTGCCGCTCGACGGCAAACACCACTGAGCATGCATCATTCGAACGGCGTTTCGAGCGCACCGGGAGGGATCACCCCATGAGAAGCCTCCTGCTCGTCCTTACCCTGAGCCTTCTGCTGGCTGCGAGCCAGGCATCGGCAAACATGGCGGGCGGCACGACCCAGCTCCTCGGCCCCGGCACGGCAATGCCGGGCGACGAGGTCACCTTCATCTTCGAAGTCCGCAACGGCAGCAGCGACGGCGAGGCGACGAGCGCCGTCCAGTTCCGCTTCCCGGAAACCTTCCGCGTGCTGGAAGGCTGGTTTGACGACCGCGGCCAGAACTGGGACTTCGCCGTGGCGCCCTACGGCCTCTTCACCGAGCGGATCATCTTCTACGACATCGACAACGACTTCGCGCAGGGCGAGATCCTGCCCGGCCAGGTCGGCAACTTCTACGTCCGCGTGGCGATCAACCCCAATGCCGATTGCGGCATCTACGACTTCCACTGGAAGCAGTTCGGCGACAACCAGGGCAAGCACCTGCACTACGTCCTGGGCACCCTGCCCTACGACATCTGCGGCATCGCCACGGAGACGACGAGCTTCTCCAGCATCAAGAGTCTGTACTAGCCCCTTCGCACCTCCCTGTGGGTAGACAGAAGCCCCCCGGCGCCGGTCGCCGGGGGTCTTCCTTTGCGTCCCAGGTCGCTGCGGAGCGCCCTAGCGGGCGCGCTCCAGGCTCTCCCGCTTGAGCTCGAGGAAGCGGGCCTTGAGCTGCTGCGTCTCGGGAAGGCGAGCGCGCTCCTCATAGGCGCGATCGAGCCGCGTTACGAGGAAGCCTGAGAGCAGCACGAATCCGGCAGGGATGAGCAGGGGCACCAGGCGTCGCCAGCCGCGGCCGGAGAGCACCCGCAGCATCTTCATCGTGCCGGTGGCGAGCACGAGGCAGAAGCCCGCCGAGGCCAGGTAGAGGTACTTCGTGTTGATCCAGTCGCCCGGCAGGTAGAAGAAGCAGAAGGGCAGGATGGTCATCACCGCCCAGGCGATGAAGAAGCGCAAGGCCGTGTTGCCGAAGACGAAGCCGTAGGCCATGTAGCTGAAGATGATCAGGGCCGTCAGCGGCCGGATCCAGCCGCTCCAGGAATAGACGCGCGCGATCGCGCTCCCCTCCTCCACCAGCTCCGTGTAGTGGATCGGGTAGACCATGTGCACGAGGTAGCTCGGCACGTTGCCGAGGAAGTTGTGGACGGCGAAGCCGAGCCCCCAGCCTGCCGGGTAGCTGGTGGTGACCTCCCGGAACTGCTGCCACTGGAAGCTGGTGAGCAGGCCGCCGTAGAGCAGGAGGATCAGCAGCGGGCCGGCCAGCACCCGCCGCCCCTGGCGCTCCCGCCGGAAGAAGACGTTGTAGGCCAGCAGCACGCCCATGCCGCTGAGGAAGGCGAAGCGATTCACCAGGGAGAGCGTGAAGAGCACGAGCGTCGCCAGGAACCAGAGCGAGAACAGGCGGCCCTTGCTTCGGGTCTCGTTCATCACGTAGAACAACACGGTGAGGATGAAGACCGCGTGCATGAGGATGCCGCTCACGCCGGCCGCGTACATCACCTCCTTGCCGTAGTTACCCACGGCAAAGGCGAAGAGGCTCGCGCTCATGAAGGCGATGCCGAAGTCGCGCAGGATGATGAAGATGAGCAGGTAGAGCAAGAATGCGTTGACGGCGTGGATGAAGATGTTCAGCAGGTAGTAGCCGGCCGGCTTGTCGCCGAAGAAGAGGTACTCGAGCCGGTGGAAGAAATGCACGAAGGGATGCGCCTCGAGGGTGCGCACCCCGATCTCGTCGCCGGGAGCGCCTTCCAAGCTGCGCGCGAGGAACTCGTACTCGATCGCCGTCCAGAACTCGTTGTTCAGGATGCGCCCGAATAGCAGGAAGCTGAAGCCGAGCAGGATGAGGAAGAGCAGGGTCTTGTTGTCCCTCAGAGCCATCGTCCGCCGCCTCTCGCGCCGGCGCCGGCGCAGCCCGCAGTCTAGGGCGCTGCCGAAGGGTGGGCAATGTGTTTCGTGACCGCAACCTGCTGATCCTGGCCGCCGGCCAGTTCGCCAGCCGCCTCGGCGACGCCAGCTTCCACCTCGCGCTCATCTGGCTCGCCAAGGAGCTGACCGGCTCGAAGCGGGCGATGGGCCTCGTCGCCATGCTCGAGTACCTGCCGATCCTGCTCTTCGGGGCCCTGGCCGGGGTGCTCGTGGACCGCCTGGACCGCCGGCGGGTCATGCTGGCGGCGAGCCTCGTGCGGGCCGGCCTGATGCTGCTCGTGCCGCTGGCCTTTCTCGCCGGCTATCGCGGCCTCGTCGCCGGGGCCTTCGCGGCCTTCGGGCTGGCGCTGGCCACCAGCCTCTTCACGCCCGCCCGGGACGCGCTCGTGCCCCAGCTCGTCGTCGGCGCCGA contains:
- a CDS encoding MFS transporter yields the protein MGNVFRDRNLLILAAGQFASRLGDASFHLALIWLAKELTGSKRAMGLVAMLEYLPILLFGALAGVLVDRLDRRRVMLAASLVRAGLMLLVPLAFLAGYRGLVAGAFAAFGLALATSLFTPARDALVPQLVVGADRVGANALVQVSDQFAWLLGPLVYPLLVPWLGFTWAFLGPAVIFLASWLILRRLRMPAGPLPAAGRD